The genomic stretch AGCGCACCGTCGTAGGTCGGCTCCTCCTGGATCGGGTCGCGCGGCAGCGTCACGCCCGTGATCCCCATCGCCTCCTGGTAGATCAGCGGTGCGGCGGCGCGGATGGTCGCCGAGTTGACGATCGGCGCCCGGCGCGCCACGTAGAGCGACAGGAAGTCGTACCAGCGGTTGAAGGTCTCCGGAGCCAGCGAGTCGACATGCGTGCCGTTGGTGAACGTGAACCACCTGCGCTGCGTGCCGGTCATGTGCGAAACGAGTGCCGGGCAGTGGCCGCCGGTCTGCTCGTCGGTCCACTGGCACGCCATGTAGACCGGGACCTTGATCTTGTCGACGAAGGTGACGGGCGACAGCGGGTCGGCGACCTCGGGGACGTAGTGGGCGTTCGCGCGGACCTTGGCCATGAGGTCGACGGCCTCGGGATGCAGCGCCTGGTTGTCCCTGCACGTCTGGTCGCCGTTCTGGATGCGCTCGTACGCCCATGGCTGGCCGCCCTCCGCGGACGCCGGCATGGCGTCGTGGACGCGCTCCTGGGCCCACGCCACGGCGAAGCCCGTGTTGAGGATGCCGCCCGGGTAGAGCGTCGTCTGGGTGGCGTCGATGACCGACAGCGGCGAGATCGCCGCGAGGCTCGGCGGGTTCAGCTGGGCGGTGAACAGCTGGCTGATGCCGCCGTAGGAGATCCCCATCATCCCGACCTGGTGGTTGAGCACCCACGGCTGGCGCGCCACGGTCTCGACGACGTCGTAGCCGTCGAGGTTCTGCAGCGGCTCGAAGAAGTCGAACGCGCCGCCCGAGCAGCCCGTGCCCCGCATGTTCACGTCGACGACGGTGAAGCCCATGAGGTTGGCCAGCACGGCGATGCCGCTCTGCGGACCCGCCGGGTCCGCGTACCCGTAGCCGGAGTACTCGATCAGCGTCGGCGTCGGGCCCGAGGGGAGCGTCGGCAGCTGGGACCCCACCGGCAGGACGTTCAGCGCATCTTGAGGAGGATGCACGCTGTAGGCGAGCTGCGTGCCGTCGCGGGTGGTGAGGTAGCCGTAGCCGCGCGACGGCAGGGTCTGGTCGTAGACGTCGGTGCTGGGCGGGGCCGCCCGCGTCGAGAGCACCGTCAGCGGGGCCGACGTGGCCCCGTCGCCGGACCGGCGGACGCGATAGCCGCGGGCCGGCGCGACGTTGCGAAACAGGGCGCCGCCGAGGGCGTTGACGTTCCGGGTGGCGACCGCCTGCCCGGCGCGGTCGACGAGCGTGAGCTCCCCGCCGGGATCGGCGCCGGTGACGTAGACCTGCTCGACGCTCGCGCGCGCGGCGAACGGGGCGTCGGCCGCACGTGCGGGCGTCGCGAACGTCAGTGCCGGCGCCAGCACGGCCAGGGCCGCCGCCAGCTGTGCTCTCCCGACCCGGTGACTCGTCATGGACGCCCCAACGTCACCGCGCGCGAAAACGTGCGGCGGCCAACCCACGGCCACCCGGTGGCACGTGCGTGAAAGGGTGCGCGAATGTCCCGATCGAGCGATGTCCTGGCTCTTGCCGCCTGCGCCCTCGTCGTCGCCGCCGCCGTGCCCGCGGCGTCCGCCGCGAAGGTGGCGGTCGATCCAGGCGGTGCTCAAGCTGCTCGGCTATGCCGTCGTCGACGTCAACATTCGGGGGACCGGCTGCTCGGGCGGCGCGTTCGACTACTTCGAGCCGCTGCAGGGCATCGACGGCTACGACGTCGTCGAGACGGCCGCGCGTCAACCGTGGGTGCTGCACGGCAAGGTCGGCATGGCCGGCGTCTCCTACGGCGGCATCAGCCAGCTGTTCGTCGCGGCGACCCGGCCGCCGAGCCTGTCGGCGATCACCCCGCTGTCGGTCATCGACAACACGCAGACCACGCTCTATCCGGGCGGCATCCTCAACACCGGCTTCGCGCTGTCGTGGGCCAAGGACCGCGTGTACGACGCGCGCCCCGCGTCGCCCACCGGAGGCCAGGCGTGGGCGCTGGACCGCATCAAGGCCGGCGACGAGGTCTGCCGCGCCAACCAGGTGCTGCACGATCAGGCCGTCGACCTCCTCGCCAAGACCGAGGCCAACCAGTTCTACGACCGCGAGGTCGCCGATCCGCTGGCGCCGATCACGTTCGTCGACAGGATCGCCGCGCCGACGTTCCTGGCCTGTCAGTGGACCGACGAGCAGACCGGCGGGCACTGCCCGGCGCTCGTCGCGCACTTCACCGGCACGGCGCGGAAGTGGTTCACGTTCACCAACGGCGTGCACACCGACTCGCTGGACCCGGCGACGTTCAACCGCTGGTTCGACTTCCTCGAGCTGTACGTCGCCCGGCGCAAGCCCACCCTGCCCGCGGCGGCGAGCGCGGGGGCCGGGGCGATCTACCAGGCGGTGCTCGGCATCCCCGGCCAGACGCTGCCGCCCGACCCGATCCAGCAGCAGCCGGACTTCGCCTCGGCGCTGAACGCCTTCCAGGCCCAGTCGCCGGTGCGGGTGCTGTTCGACAACGGTGCCGGCTCGTCGATGCCGGGCGCGCCCGTTCCCGCCTTCGAGCGGTCGTTCCCGACGCTGCCGATCCCGGGCACGCAGGCGCGCGCGTGGTACCTCGACGCCGGCGGCGCGCTGTCGGACGCCCCGGGGGCCGGGGGCGAGGACCGGTTCACGTGGAACCCGAAGGTGCGTCCGCCGACGAGCTTCACCGGCAACACGGGGGGCGGCCCGGGCGGGCTGTGGACCGCGACGCCGACCTACCACTGGGATCCGAACCCGGCGGGGACGGCGTCCGGTTACGTGAGCGCGCCGCTGAGCGCCGACACGACGGTGATCGGGGCGGGGGCGGTCGACCTGTGGATCCAGGCGTCCGTCCCCGACGTCGACCTGCAGGTGACGATCAGCGAGGTGCGGCCCGACGGCAACGAGACGTTCGTGCAGAACGGCTGGCTGCGCTCGAGCCTGCGCGCGCTCGCCCCGGGCAGGAGCACCGAGCTCGAGCCGGTGCTGTCGCTGCTGAAGGCGCAGGCCGCGCCGCTGCCCGCCGGGCGGTTCACCAAGGTGACCGTCCCGCTGTACTACCAGGGCCACGTGTATCGGGCCGGCTCGCGGTTGCGCATCGTCGTGGCGGCGCCCGGCGGCGACCAGCCGGTGTGGGAGTTCGGCGACACGCGGCCGGCCTCTGGCACCGCCGGCGTGCAGATCGCTCGCGGCGGCGGCATAGCGTCGCGAGTGCTCCTGCCGGTCGTGCCGGGCGTGGCGGTGCCGACGCCGCTGCCGCCCTGCCCAGGGGAGCGCGGCGAGCCGTGCCGCCCCTATCCGGGGTAGCTGTGACGGGCCATCACGCCTCGCCGACCTCATCGTGCGACTGGCGATCGTGCTTGGCGCGGAGCGAACCGGCTGGGATCGAGTCGAGGGCGAAGAGCAGGTCGGAGCTGCCGATGGCGATGAACGCGATGAAGAGCGGCGTCGCCGCGCGCCGGCCGCCGAGCCGGGTGAACATGCGGCCGTCGTCGTAGTCGCCGGTCACCGGGATCGCCCGTCTGGTGAGCTTGACCAGCGCGTTGTCCTCGACGTCGGGGTCCTCGTCGCGGTGGCGGAACAGCTGGACCGCGGTGAAGATGAGCAGCAGCCCGAAGATCAGGAACATGAAGGAGAACGCCGAGATCAACGCCGCGCCCAGCGCGATGAACACCGCGCGCATGACGAGCGCCGCGAGGATCCCGAAGGTCAGGAGCCGCTGTTGGTGGTCGGCGGGGACCGCGAACGCCGACATGATCACGACGAATACGAAGAGGTTGTCGACCGACAGGCTCTTCTCGACGACGTAGCCGGCGAAGTACTCCGCCCCGTAGTTCCAGCCGGCGATCAGGCCGAACACGATCCCGAAGCCGATCGCGACGGCGATGAAGAAGGCCGATGCGATCGCCGCCTCGCGGAAGCCCACCGTGTGGGCATGGCCGGGTCGCGACCTGAAGAGATCGAGCGCGAACAGGCCGGCGATCAGGCAGATCGTCGCCGCCCATCCTGCGAAGGTCACGTCGAGCATCCGGTTGGTCCTCCGGCGCTGGTTCCCGACTCAGGCGCGGCGCAATCGGGGAGCGGCGCGCCACGAGGCCGGTCGGCGCCTGGGTTACGCACGCCGCCGCGAGCACACCTGGGTCCGCACCGCCGGCGGTCGCAGCATGACGACAGCGACGAGCCACCCTGTCCGTCCGCCAGAATGACGGACGGACACGCAAGCCGAAGGGACGGCTCGTTCGACGAGAGGAGCGCAATGCCTGAGAGCAAACGCCTGCTGGTGGTGGTCGGCGCGGCGGTCGACGAAGTGGCGGAGCTGCCGCACAGCGTCCGTGCGCTCGTCGACGGGGCCGAGGAGGTGTTCGTCGTCGCGCCCATGTTGACGTCGCGGCTGGAATGGCTTGCATCGGACGTCGATGCGGCGCACCGGGCCGCCGACGAGCGTCTCGGCGTGGTGCTCGAGCAGCTGCGCTCAGAGGAGGTGGCCGCAGCGGGCGCGGTGGGTGACGACAGCCCGCTGACCGCCGTCGAGGATCATGTCCGTGCGTTCGGCCCCGATCACGTGCTCATCGCGCTGCGCAGCCGGGAGCATCGATCGTGGCAGGAACGAGGCCTGATCGAGGACATCGGGCAGTCCACCAATCTGCCGATCACGGTCTTCGAGGTCGACGCCGAAGGCCGCGTGATCACCCGCTGACCGGACGCCGTTCGCGCCGCCCGCGCTGCGGCTGCCGGGCACAGGGATCCGCGGTCGATGATCCACCATCGACCCGGTGGCGAGGCGTCGCGTCGAGATGTGCCGTCAGCCGCGGCAGTCGACGGCGACGTCGAGGGCAGCGCAGATCTCGCGCATGCGCGCGTCGGCGAGCCGCCCGAGCCGTTGGACGAGTACGGCCACCGAGACGCTCTCGACGGAGTCCAGGTTGACGGCCGAGCGTCGGGGGACGGGGTCCGTTCCGGGCTCGAGCACGACTTCGCTGGCGAGGGCTCGGATGGTCGTCGTGCACGGCGCGACCAGGGCGCGACGAAGCCGAGGGATCGCGACGTCGCGCGACAGCACGACGACGGGGCGCCGACCGATCTCGGCGAGGTCGCACCACCACACCTCTCCGCGGGCCGGGAGCGCGCTCACGACGCAGCCGCTCCACGGCGAAACGACGCCAGGTCGCCCCACTCGTCCGGCTCGTCGATCGGATGTTCGTCGTACGCGGCGTAGCTCGCGTCCAGCTCGACCGCGCGGTGACGCGCGAGCAGCGCCGAGAGCGCCGCATCGATCAGTGCGGCATCGGTGGAGCCCGACCACGTTCGGCGGACGCTGTGGAGCAGCTCGGCGTCCACGGTCGTGCTCAGTCGTGTGCGAGCCATGCCATAAGTATGCCACCACTCGGCGCAACACCCCGGGCGCCGGCTGAGGTGGCGGTACCCAGGCGGGAGGTCCGCCGGTCGTGCGCACGTACGCCACACCCGGGGGACACCGCCTTGCTCGCCAAGCGGCCTGCGCACCGCCGTCCGCGTCGTCGGCCCCTCGCCGTTCGGGTTATGTGGCGATGACGATCTTGCCGCGCACGCGTCCCCGGGCGAGATCGCGGATCGCCTCCGGCACCTGGTCCAGCGCAATGACCCGGTCGACGGCGGGCGTGACCGAGCCGGCCTCGATGAGTGCTCGGAGCGCGTCGAGGTCGGTGCTGTTCGGCTTGGCGATGAACGTTCCCAGGCGCTGGCGTACGAACGGCGACAGGATCATGGCGCCGAGCTGGCGGTGGATGCCTCCCGTCCAGCGCCCGCCGCCCTCGCCGCCGACGATGACCAGCGTGCCGTCGCTGGTGAGGGCGCGGCGGAGTCGGGACAGCGGCCGGTTGCCCCCGATGTCGAGGACGACGTCGTAGCGCTGGCCGTCGTCGGTGATGTCGGCGCGGGTGTAGTCGATCACGTGATCGGCGCCGAGCGAACGCACGAGGTCCACCTTCTGGGTGGTGCAAACGCCGGTGACGTTCGCTCCGAGCGCCTTGGCGATCTGCACGGCGAAGGTCCCGACGCCCCCGGATGCGCCGATGACGAGGACGCGCTGGCCGGCCCTTACGCGCCCACGGTCGCGCAGCGCCTGCAGAGCGGTGACGGCGGAGACGGGCACTGCGGCGGCCTGCTCGAAGCTCAGGTTCGCCGGCATCCGCGCGAGCTTGCCCGGGTCCGTCGAGGCGTACTCGGCGAACGAAGCGCTGCAAGTGCCGAACACCGCGTCGCCCGGTGCGAGCGCCGTCACGTTCGCGCCGACCGCCTCGACGACGCCGGCCAGCTCCGAGCCCAGTCCGGCGACCTTCGGCCTGCGCAGCCCGTAGCCGGCAACCCGGAGCAGGTAGGGCAGCCCAGCCATGACGTGCCACGCGCCCCGGTCGAGGCCGGCCGCGCGGACCCGCACGAGCGCCTCCTCATCACCGACACTGGGCACCTGCACCTCGCTGACCTGCAGGGCGTCAGCAGAGCCGTAACGGTCGCGGACGATCGCCTTCATCGTTCGCACATGCGCCGGGAGTGTCGCTCCTGTATCCGCACCACGAGCGTCCGGGGGGTTCGGCTGTCCATCAGTTCGGCTCCAATGCGGGCCGCTGCGGCGAGGAAACTGACATCGATGGGTCCTTGAGCCTGGGTGCCGACGCGGAGCACCTGAGGATCGACGCGCACCAGCCGGCCAAGAGTTAGAGCCGCGAGGATCGCTCCGCCGCTTCTGAGGCGAGGGGAAAGCCGATCATACAGCCGGCGGACAGGCGACGGGCGTTGGGCGGCAGTCCGCAGTTGTGAACGAATCGGAAATGAATCCGAAAACGAATCACGGGGGACGAACGCCCACGTAAGTGGGTGGCGGCGACGTCGAGCGCGTAGGCGACGTCGTCGCCGGGCCGGTCGCCGGCGCGCTGCACCGCCGCGTCGACCAGCGCCAGCGCGGCGCCGTGGTCGGGCAGCGGCGGACCGTAGCCGCCCTCGTCGGCGTTCAGCGTCGTCAGGCCGCGCTCGGCCAGCAGCGCTCCGACGGGTTCCCGTTCGTCCGACGGACGGATCGCGAGTAAGGTCGCGCTGTGAGCCATCAGCCCAGCGTGCGTACGCGCGGGAGGCGTTCCGGGTCGAGGGCAGCACGTAGTGTCAGCGGCGATCCGCTGGACCGCCGCTTCGGTAGCTCCAATCCGACGAAGGAGGAGCCATGAAGTACATGCTCAGCTGGAACGAGCGCCCGCAAGGCTCGCCTGAGGAGTACGAGAACGCCCAGAAGCGGATTCTCGAGGTGTTCACGCAGTGGACGGCGCCCGACACCTTCACGATCGAGCTCTTTGTCATCCGCGTGGGTGACTGGGGTGGGTACATGCTGCTCGATTGCGACGACCCGCTCGCCGTCCACAAGTTCTGCTCGATGCTCCCCGCATTCGAGTTCCAGGCGCGACCTGTGGTCCCGGTCATGGATGCCGTCCGCGTCGAACTCGAGGCGATCAACTGGCGCGACGGGCTGGGACCTGCCTGACGCGACGGTCCCAAGGACATTCCCGATTCGCCGCATAGCAGGGTGTGAAACGAATCGAAGATGAATCCGAAAACGAATCGGCCTGATCGCGAGGGGAAAGCGCCCGCCGACGACGAGCGACGCGGCCCGAGTCGAGAATCAACGCTGAGCGGCTCGCCGTTCTCGGCGTCCGGCGCGGACGTCTGCTTCCTGATCGGCGGAAAGGGGCGGCTTGCCTGATTCGGCGCGCCGGGCGTTCATGACGGCGATCACACGGTCGTCCTCGGCCTCGGCGTCACGCTCGGCCTGCTCGGCGCGCGCCTTTGCTCGGGCAAGCGCGGCTTGGTCGCGGCGTGCGAGGTCGTCCTCGATGCGTCGGCGGACGAGTTCGGGGACCGCGTCGACCCACGGCCTGCCGGGCTCGATGAGGAACCACTCCCACGTGTACTGGATGCCGGCCTGGTCGACGATGCGGTCGTAGCCCTGGCTACTGCCGATCGGTTCGTCGGTCGGCCCGCTCCACAGTCGAATCGCCTCGTCGAAGGCATTGACGCTTCTGCGCAGGAGCGAGACGCCTTGCGATCCGCCGTTGGGTACGTAACGCGAGCCGTTGTCGAGCTGGACGTGGACTTCCTTGCGGAAGATGTCCTGCCACTCGGACTTGATGAACGCGTCGTACAGCTCGGCCGGCGCGCGCTGGTCGCCGGCAGTCACTGCGGTCCGCCCGTGGGTTCCGTGCGGAGTGGGGCCCGCCGCGGGACCTGCCCTGAGTTCGTTACGGGCTCATCGGCGATACCGAGCGCTTCGTCGGCGTCCGCGATTTGCTCCTCCCGTTCGGCCTCGGCCGATGATTCCGGGACCTCGGGTGGGAGCAGATGAAAGATCTCGCCGTCGCTCGTCGAGAGGTAGAGAAGCTCCGAGCTGTCGTCGACCGTCGCCGGCGCGATTTGAGCGCGGAGCTTGGCCTGCCGCTCGGCCAGGGACTTGTCCCGGTCGCGCCAGCGGCCCTTCAGCTCGATCTCGGAGAGCTGTCGAGTCAGATCCTCGGCAGCCGCGTGGGTCTGCTCCAGCAGGCGTGCTTCGCTGTCCAGGTGCTTCTGCAACGCCGTGTATGGATTGTGGGGGTCGACGAGAGCGACGGACGCGGCATCGGCAATGAGCGCCTTGCGCTTGATCGCGATTGCGGCCCGCGACAGGTGGAGGTCCCGAACGAAGTGGTCTACGTCCTTCGTCTTGCCACCAAGCGCCTGCTCAAGTTGACGGTAGTCCACCTTGCCATCCGCGTCGACAAGTCGGTCGACCGCGCCGCGGTTGCTCTCCAGGAACTGCCCTGAGCGGTGGAACTCATCGTCTGCGCTCTTCAGTGCGAGTTCCATCGACGGATTGTGGCCGTCGAGCATCAAGCTGATCGCGCGAGACAGCTGTCTATCGGCGGACCACTGATCCTTCAGCCTTTCGGTGTAGTGGCGTTCCTCCTGCCGACCAAGGATCGTCTCGATCCTGCGCTGATGGGCAACCTGTTCGCGCCGGGCCGCCATGTCAACGGCCATCACCGTTCCGGCGACAGCGAGCACCGGCCAGCCGGCTGCGACTGCGCCACCAGCAGCGACTGGCGTCAGGACGGCATGGGCGGTCTTTCCGCCGGAGCGGGAGAACCCTCGATACCCTGACGTGCCGGCAGCCTTGACGAGCTCGGCGCCTTTCGGGAGGACAACGCGGTAGAGCGTCGGGCTCATCGGGTTGAGAGCCTTGACGATGTTGACAACCGCCTGCTCAGCGGATGCGTTCACCGGAACGGCCCGGTACCTCGCAATGTCCGACTCGGTTACGGGCCGGTACTCAACCGCGACTGGCATCGCAGCCGTCTCGAGCGCTTCCCAGACCGTGGTCGGCGCCGCACCGGCAGCGCCAAGGACTCCTGGTGGGACGAGAATGCCTTCCTCCGGAAACACGGGCCGCACACTGGTCTCGGTTCGGGCGGTCGGCTCGGGTCGCCGCGAGGATCGCCGGATCAGCCAGGCGGCTACGACTACTGCGATGACGGCGGCGGCGATCAACGCAGGAAGCATTGGGTGCCAAGGCTAGGACATGGCCCGGCCATTGCAACGATGAGACGCGCGATTGCACGCTGGCGAGCCAGTCGGTGCAACGAAGTGAGGTTTCGCAAAGTCGCTGATGAAGGAATCGAATAATGAATCCGTGAGCGAATCACTGCGAGCGCGGTCCAGGCACGTCGCGAGCCGGCGCGGGTGGCCCAAGTCGGCCTCGGGCGAGTGAGTGGGACATGACGAGGATTGACCACTAAGGATGTTCGGAGTCCGTGCCGATGTGGTGCGGTATGGAAGCCCACGCGGACGACAGACGGATGGATCCCACGATCGCTGCGCAGCTGCGCGCGCGACTCGACGTCTCGGAGCTCGACGCGGACGCCAAAGCCGTGATCTCCGCAGCGATCGGCGACGGTGACGCGCTACCTGCCGCCGCCAAGACCGTCGCCGGGGTCTACCTGAAGTCGATCAGCGTCCGGGGCTTCCGTGGTATCGGTCCCGAGGCGGTCCTCTCGCTGCGGCCGCAGCCGGGGCTCACCGTGGTCGTCGGCCGCAACGGGAGCGGGAAGTCCTCGTTTGCCGAGGGCCTTGAGCTGCTGCTGACGGGCACCACCAAGCGATGGGAGTCCGCAGCGAAGCCGTGGTTGAGCGCGTGGCAGTGCCTGCATTCCGACGAGGGAGCCAGAGTGAGCGCCGAGCTCGTCGTCAGCGGCGAGCAGGCGCCGGTGCGGCTGCAGCGGACGTGGGAGCCGGACGCCGGGTTCACCGACGCAAGCGGGGCAACCGACGCCATCGAGACACTCGACACGCGTGGATGGACCGAGGCGCTGACGGCGTTTCGCCCGTTCCTCAGCTACGGCGAGCTCGCATCCATGTTCGACAAGCTCACGAGCCTGTATGCGGCGCTGTCGCCGGTGCTCGGCCTCGAGGACGTCGACCGGCTGCTCGTGCGGCTCAGCGACCGGCGTCTCGCCCTCGACAACTCGGCCAAGGCCGTCAAGAACGCGGCGAAGGAGCTCGCTGCGCAACTGGATCCCGACGATCCTCGCCAGGCGGAATTGGCCTCACTGTTGGTCACGCGCACGATCGACCCAGACAAGGTCCGCCATCACCTGGACGCGCATCCGCCGGGTATGAGCGCCAACGATGCGGCCACCGCCGGGCTGCGCGCGCGGGCCACGCGGGCGGTCCCGGACGACGAGGCCATTCGGGCGGCGCGGCTTGGGCTCGACGAGGCAGAGGCCACGCGGCGAGCGCTCAGCAGAACGGACCTCGACCGCGCTCGCCGGCTGGCGACGCTGCTGGAGGGCGCGCTGGCCGTGCGCGACGCCGGGCGACTCATGGAGGACTGCCCAGTGTGCGGCACGACGCAGGTCCTCGACGCGGAGTGGGACGAACGCGCGCGGCAGGAGATCGCTGAGCTGCGCAGGCAGGCCTCCGTCCTTGACGCGGCGACGCAGCAGGCGGCGAGTGCCCTCCGCCGATGGGAGGCGGTGCTCCACCAGGTGGACATCGCGACCGACGGGACCCTCGAGGAGGCCCTCGCCGCCGCAGAGCGCATCAGGCAGGCCGCCGCCGCCGCCCGCGCGGAGCTCCAGGGGCTGGACGAGGCCTGGCAGACGCAGGTCGAGGCCGCGATGGCGTGGCTGCGAAGCGCACGAGAAGCCGCCGCCCGGTCTGGCGAGCTCAAGGCGACCAAGGCGGCCGAGGCGTGGCTCAAGCAGGTCGCCGACGACCTGCGCAACGATCGTTTCCGGCCGATCGCCGACCAGGCCGTCGCCAACTGGCAGCAGCTGCGCCACGACTCGAACGTCGAGCTCCACGACATCCGGCTGAAGAGCGTCGGGCGCCAACGCCAGGCCTCATTCGATGTGCGCGCCGACGGGACGCAGGCCAACGCTCTCGGCGTGATGTCGCAGGGCGAGTTGCTCGCACTGAGCGTCTCGGTCTTCCTGCCGCGTGCTGGGCTCGACGAGTCCCCGTTTCGCTTCGCGGTCATCGACGACCCGGTCCAGTCCATGGATCCGGCGAAGGTCGATGGCCTCGCCAGGATCCTGGCGGACGCCGCGAAGACGCGGCAGGTCGTCGTCTTCACCCACGACGACCGTCTGCCCGAGGCGATCCGTCGCCTGCGACTGCCCGCGACGGTGCTGCAGGTGCTGCGCCAGAGACGATCCCAGGTAACGGTGCGGGAGGTTCGCAGCCCGCTCGTCCAGCACCTGAAGGACGCCAAGACGATGGCAAAGTCCGACCGGTTGGCGGAGGGCGTCCAGCAGCGCGTCGTCCCGACCCTCTGCCGAGGGGCGATCGAGGCGGCGTGCGCGCGCGGTGCGGGACGGGCAGCCGGTCGCTGAGGCGGACGAGCGCCTCAAGGAGGCCGGAATGCTCCGCCAGCGGCTCGCCCTGGCGATCCTGGGAGACGCGAGCCGGACGGACGAGCTGGGGAAGGAGCTCGTTCGCGTCGGGGGCCCGGGCGCGCCGGCGCTGCTGCGTCGACTGAACGCCGGTGCGCACGGGGACTTCGACGGCTCCGTCCGCGACCTCCCGCACGAGACCGAGCGCTTCGTGCACGCGCTCGTCGACGCGTCATGAAGGTCAACGACCTTCTCCTCGCCGCGCTCAAGCTGCTCGACCAGCCGATCGAGGATGCCGAGGGGACGTGGCCGCACGCAGCAGCCGTCCTGACCCGACAGGCGATCGAGGAGACCATGTCGCGCTGGTGGAAGCACGTCGAGCCCGACATGAACGCGGCGAACTGGAACGAGAAGTGGCTGGCCCTGCCCAGCTACCTGGGCCGGTCTCCGGTCGTCGGCGAGGCGCACTACGCCTGGTCGGTGCTGTCCGACGCTTGCCACCACCGCGCCTACGAGATCGGCCTGACCGAGGCGGAGCTGCGCTCGCTGCTGATCAAGGCCAACGACTTTGCGCGCCTAGTCAGCGACCGGCTCGCCAACCGCCAGATTCGGATCGAAAGGGTGGCGGCCGCAGCGTTACCAGTTGCGTGATCGGGATCCTACGCGCCCACGGGGTCGTATTGCGCGCGTACTCGAGATATCCGTCGCGACGGACGAGCCGGCAATACGCCGAGTCTTCGCTGACACAACGAGTGCCTCAAGACAAAGCGTCGCCGAGGCCGAGGCCGGGGCGTCTTACGACGCAGCCACTACTGAGGCCGAGCCGCCGGAGCCCTCGAGCGCCCGCAATCTGTCCACGATGTCGAGCGTCTTGACACTCACGGCTACGACCCGGAGGAGCAGGTCGACGATGTAACGCGGGTCATCCGAGTAGCGGTTGGGGTCGTTGCGGATGCCGGAGTCCTTGTCGGTGCGGACCTGGTGGCGGTCCATCACCCACTCGATAGCCGGTCGACCGTTGACTTCGTAGTCGTAGGCGCGCTCGGGAATGCCGGCGATCGTCAGGTGGGCGCTGACGATGATGGAGCTGCGGTCGCGCTTGCTGGGGAATCGCAGCTTCTCGACGCGGTAACGGACGGAGTATGCATGGCGTGAGTTGCCAGTCGAGCGACACGCGCTTAGCGCGCTCGCGTGGGTT from Capillimicrobium parvum encodes the following:
- a CDS encoding type ISP restriction/modification enzyme, with amino-acid sequence MDSPSLFQTNRECPAQRSLVHASAKLRARHARTHASALSACRSTGNSRHAYSVRYRVEKLRFPSKRDRSSIIVSAHLTIAGIPERAYDYEVNGRPAIEWVMDRHQVRTDKDSGIRNDPNRYSDDPRYIVDLLLRVVAVSVKTLDIVDRLRALEGSGGSASVVAAS